From the genome of Streptobacillus canis, one region includes:
- the tsaE gene encoding tRNA (adenosine(37)-N6)-threonylcarbamoyltransferase complex ATPase subunit type 1 TsaE, translating to MKKILKFEDIDKLADKISEKILKDDKFKSIALIGDLGVGKTHISKRICKNLGVTENVKSPTFTYLLEYDLGDRTIVHFDLYRLSSIDELYEIGYEDYIVDGNIFLIEWANNVPDAIPENTLYLELEHRDENTRFVSLYEIVEGEVKYVDIDNYNFN from the coding sequence ATGAAAAAGATACTAAAGTTTGAGGATATTGATAAATTAGCAGATAAGATAAGTGAAAAAATATTAAAAGATGATAAATTTAAATCAATAGCTTTAATAGGTGATTTAGGAGTAGGTAAAACACATATCTCTAAAAGAATATGCAAAAATTTAGGTGTAACTGAAAATGTTAAAAGTCCTACATTTACGTATCTTTTAGAATATGATCTTGGTGATAGAACTATAGTTCATTTTGACCTATATAGATTATCAAGTATTGATGAGCTATATGAAATTGGATATGAAGACTATATAGTAGATGGAAATATCTTTTTGATAGAATGGGCAAATAATGTGCCAGATGCAATACCTGAAAACACCCTATATTTAGAGTTAGAACACAGAGATGAAAACACAAGATTTGTTTCATTATATGAAATTGTGGAAGGAGAAGTTAAATATGTCGACATTGATAATTACAACTTCAACTAA
- the tsaB gene encoding tRNA (adenosine(37)-N6)-threonylcarbamoyltransferase complex dimerization subunit type 1 TsaB produces MSTLIITTSTKLASLSIYDKDNMLGNINVNVKRTHSSYIMDQISSLLSWTGTKIDDIKYVIVSVGPGSFTGVRIAISVIKGMFVGRDVKIYEVNELDALGYQGNMIYRDKVIAMIDSNKEKIYYGTYINGERVGELLVSKLDEVIVLAKKQGYRLIGDAVIAYDKKIKENGINIELSDMFLRINSSIFYKMFKEKKLKEVDLFNLVPDYLEKSQAEKEKNGNI; encoded by the coding sequence ATGTCGACATTGATAATTACAACTTCAACTAAACTTGCATCACTTTCAATTTATGATAAAGATAATATGTTAGGAAATATTAATGTGAATGTTAAAAGAACACATTCAAGCTATATCATGGATCAAATTTCTTCTCTATTATCTTGGACAGGAACTAAAATAGATGATATTAAATATGTAATAGTGTCTGTAGGTCCTGGATCATTTACTGGAGTTAGAATAGCTATTTCAGTAATAAAAGGAATGTTTGTAGGTAGAGATGTTAAAATATATGAAGTTAATGAATTAGATGCTCTAGGATATCAAGGAAACATGATATATAGAGATAAAGTAATAGCTATGATAGATTCTAATAAAGAAAAAATATATTATGGAACTTATATTAATGGAGAAAGGGTAGGAGAATTATTAGTTTCTAAATTAGATGAAGTTATAGTGCTTGCTAAAAAACAAGGATATAGATTAATAGGAGATGCAGTAATAGCATATGATAAAAAAATAAAAGAAAATGGAATAAATATAGAGCTTTCTGATATGTTTTTAAGAATAAACTCTAGTATATTCTATAAAATGTTTAAAGAAAAAAAATTAAAAGAAGTAGACTTATTTAATTTAGTGCCTGATTATTTAGAAAAATCACAAGCAGAAAAGGAGAAAAATGGGAATATCTGA
- the ftsY gene encoding signal recognition particle-docking protein FtsY, translating into MGISDLLIKPKKGFFTKLKEFFVGEAITDDVYEELEELLIQSDLGMKMTMEIVETLEKNVRSKAIKSKELMYDELKLLLAEKLELFKDNSLNIKKGRLNVILVIGVNGVGKTTSIGKIAMKLKREGKSVIIGAADTFRAAAIEQVEMWGQRAGIEVIKQKHGSDPAAVVFDTLNTAKAKNVDVAIIDTAGRLHNKVDLMKELEKIDKIIKQSVEEYESLIVIDSTTGQNGLEQARIFNSISDITGIILTKFDGTAKGGIIFSIVSELNKPVKFLGVGEGVEDLRVFDAKEFINEMFN; encoded by the coding sequence ATGGGAATATCTGATTTATTAATTAAACCGAAAAAAGGATTTTTTACTAAACTTAAAGAATTTTTTGTAGGGGAAGCTATAACTGATGATGTGTATGAAGAATTGGAAGAACTTTTAATACAATCTGATTTAGGAATGAAAATGACTATGGAGATAGTTGAAACTTTAGAAAAAAATGTAAGAAGTAAAGCTATTAAAAGTAAAGAATTAATGTATGATGAATTAAAATTATTACTTGCAGAAAAATTAGAATTATTTAAAGATAATAGTTTAAATATTAAAAAAGGAAGATTAAATGTAATATTAGTTATAGGAGTAAATGGTGTTGGTAAGACTACTTCTATAGGTAAGATAGCAATGAAGCTTAAAAGAGAAGGTAAATCTGTAATAATTGGTGCAGCTGATACATTTAGGGCAGCAGCTATAGAACAGGTTGAAATGTGGGGACAAAGAGCAGGTATAGAAGTTATTAAACAAAAACATGGAAGTGATCCAGCAGCAGTTGTATTTGATACATTAAATACAGCTAAAGCTAAAAATGTTGATGTTGCAATAATAGATACTGCAGGAAGACTACACAATAAAGTAGATTTAATGAAAGAATTAGAAAAAATAGATAAAATTATTAAACAAAGTGTAGAAGAATATGAATCTTTAATAGTAATAGATTCTACTACAGGACAAAATGGATTAGAACAAGCAAGAATATTTAATAGTATTTCTGATATTACAGGAATAATACTTACTAAGTTTGATGGAACAGCAAAAGGAGGAATAATCTTCTCTATAGTTTCAGAACTTAATAAGCCTGTAAAATTCCTTGGAGTAGGAGAGGGAGTAGAAGATTTAAGAGTATTTGATGCTAAAGAATTCATAAATGAAATGTTTAACTAG
- the pta gene encoding phosphate acetyltransferase gives MADLISKIKEKEKEHKKTVVLPEAEDERVLRAAEQITKEGFANIILVGKDYQVREHAAKIGVDLNGVQIINPLSFEKTPEFIRQFVHLRAKKGMTEEQAREIIQNDVRFFGAMLVRNCVADGMVAGSNSPTANVLRAAIQVIGPKTGLKTISSSFIMQTKTKEYGVDGTLIFADCAVLPNPTAQQIADIAISSVEKSRLITKFTDPKVALLAYSTKGSAEGDQITKMREAYKILEERGVDFEFDGELQLDAAIVPSVAEQKAKDSNVAGKANILVFPDLCAGNIGYKLVQRFAKAKALGPFIQGLARPVHDLSRGCSVEDIVDVVAVTCAECAVFCEILTL, from the coding sequence ATGGCAGATTTAATTTCAAAAATTAAAGAAAAAGAAAAAGAGCACAAAAAAACAGTAGTTCTTCCTGAAGCTGAAGACGAAAGAGTATTAAGAGCTGCTGAACAAATTACTAAAGAAGGTTTTGCTAATATTATCTTAGTAGGTAAAGATTACCAAGTAAGAGAACATGCAGCAAAAATAGGTGTTGATTTAAATGGAGTTCAAATAATTAATCCATTATCATTTGAAAAAACACCAGAATTTATTAGACAATTTGTGCACTTAAGAGCAAAAAAAGGAATGACTGAAGAACAAGCACGTGAAATTATACAAAACGATGTAAGATTCTTTGGAGCTATGCTTGTTAGAAACTGTGTAGCGGACGGTATGGTTGCTGGCTCAAATTCACCAACAGCTAATGTATTAAGAGCTGCAATACAAGTAATTGGACCTAAAACAGGATTAAAAACAATTTCAAGTTCATTTATTATGCAAACAAAAACTAAAGAATATGGAGTGGATGGGACATTAATATTTGCAGACTGTGCAGTATTACCTAATCCAACAGCTCAACAAATAGCAGATATAGCAATATCATCTGTTGAAAAATCTAGATTAATAACAAAATTTACAGATCCTAAAGTAGCACTTTTAGCATATTCAACTAAAGGTTCTGCAGAAGGAGACCAAATCACTAAGATGAGAGAAGCATACAAAATATTAGAAGAAAGAGGAGTAGACTTCGAATTTGACGGAGAATTACAACTTGATGCTGCAATAGTTCCAAGTGTTGCTGAACAAAAAGCAAAAGATTCTAATGTTGCAGGAAAAGCTAACATATTAGTATTCCCTGACTTATGTGCAGGAAATATTGGGTATAAATTAGTACAAAGATTTGCTAAAGCAAAAGCTTTAGGACCTTTCATACAAGGACTTGCAAGACCTGTACATGATTTATCAAGAGGATGTAGTGTAGAAGATATAGTAGATGTTGTAGCAGTTACATGTGCTGAATGTGCAGTATTCTGTGAAATTTTAACATTATAA
- a CDS encoding acetate/propionate family kinase: MKVLVINSGSSSLKFELINTADNHSLIKGICERIGIANSIFTLKNLVTGVKIEERPEDMPNHKVAIDLVLRELVGENGVLKSIDEVDAIGHRVVHGGEYFNDSVLVDEEVIKKLEDISDLAPLHNPANVMGIKVMRELLPGKPNVTVFDTAFHQTMEKHVYTYPLPLEDYEELKVRKYGFHGTSHKYVSGVAAEMLGKKDARIIVCHLGNGASISAVKDGKVVDTSMGLTPLAGIMMGTRCGDIDPAAVLYIMEKRGLTPKEIDTRMNKKSGFLGIFGESSDFRDIQKGVEAGNERAKLAYDMFCYRIRSYIGAYAVAMGGVDAIAFTGGIGENAGYARQGICQGLEFLGVELDYEKNMERISGNVDYSKPESKVKVFKIETAEELMIAMDTHRLAK, from the coding sequence ATGAAAGTATTAGTAATAAATAGTGGGAGTTCATCATTAAAATTTGAATTAATTAACACAGCAGATAACCACAGCTTAATTAAAGGTATATGTGAAAGAATAGGAATAGCAAATTCAATCTTTACTTTAAAAAACTTAGTTACTGGAGTTAAAATTGAAGAAAGACCAGAAGATATGCCTAACCATAAAGTAGCTATTGATTTAGTTTTAAGAGAATTAGTAGGTGAAAATGGAGTATTAAAATCTATAGATGAAGTAGATGCTATAGGGCATAGAGTAGTTCACGGAGGAGAATACTTTAATGATTCAGTTTTAGTTGATGAAGAAGTTATTAAAAAATTAGAAGATATTTCTGATTTAGCTCCATTACATAACCCAGCAAACGTTATGGGAATTAAAGTAATGAGAGAATTACTTCCTGGAAAACCTAATGTAACAGTATTTGATACAGCTTTCCACCAAACTATGGAAAAACATGTATATACTTATCCATTACCACTTGAAGACTATGAAGAATTAAAAGTTAGAAAATATGGATTCCATGGAACAAGCCACAAATATGTGTCAGGTGTTGCAGCAGAAATGTTAGGTAAAAAAGATGCAAGAATAATAGTTTGCCACTTAGGAAATGGAGCTTCTATTTCTGCAGTTAAAGATGGTAAAGTAGTAGATACTTCAATGGGATTAACACCACTTGCAGGAATAATGATGGGTACTCGTTGTGGAGATATAGATCCAGCTGCAGTATTATACATCATGGAAAAAAGAGGTTTAACTCCTAAAGAAATAGATACAAGAATGAATAAAAAATCTGGATTCTTAGGAATCTTTGGAGAAAGTTCAGACTTTAGAGATATTCAAAAAGGTGTAGAAGCAGGAAATGAAAGAGCAAAACTTGCATATGATATGTTCTGTTATAGAATAAGAAGCTATATAGGTGCTTATGCAGTAGCTATGGGTGGAGTAGATGCTATAGCATTTACTGGAGGAATTGGAGAAAATGCAGGATATGCACGTCAAGGAATCTGCCAAGGATTAGAATTCTTAGGTGTAGAATTAGATTATGAAAAAAACATGGAAAGAATTTCTGGAAATGTTGACTATTCTAAACCTGAATCAAAAGTTAAAGTATTTAAAATTGAAACAGCTGAAGAATTAATGATAGCAATGGATACACATAGATTAGCAAAATAA
- a CDS encoding flavodoxin, with the protein MKTGIYFGTTTGTTEDIANRISNHFDDVDVIEVSNGIDTFQDYDLLILGSPTWGLGDLQDDWMVCVDEIDDMDLSDKYVALFGTGDQASFADSFIDAIEILYKKAEKANAKIIGFTDTEGYDFTASLAMRNGKFVGLAIDELNQPELSDERIENWCEQLKEEFGK; encoded by the coding sequence ATGAAAACAGGAATTTACTTTGGAACTACAACTGGTACAACTGAAGATATAGCTAATAGAATTTCTAATCATTTTGATGATGTAGATGTAATAGAAGTATCAAACGGTATAGATACATTCCAAGATTATGATTTATTAATTTTAGGTTCACCAACTTGGGGACTTGGAGATTTACAAGATGATTGGATGGTTTGTGTAGATGAAATAGATGATATGGATCTAAGCGATAAATATGTAGCATTATTTGGAACAGGAGATCAAGCTTCATTTGCTGACTCATTCATAGATGCTATTGAAATACTATATAAAAAAGCTGAAAAAGCTAATGCTAAAATTATAGGATTCACTGATACAGAAGGATATGATTTCACAGCATCACTAGCTATGAGAAATGGAAAATTTGTTGGTCTTGCAATAGATGAATTAAACCAACCAGAACTTAGTGATGAAAGAATAGAAAATTGGTGTGAACAATTAAAAGAAGAATTTGGAAAATAA